A region from the Acanthopagrus latus isolate v.2019 chromosome 8, fAcaLat1.1, whole genome shotgun sequence genome encodes:
- the LOC119024637 gene encoding myosin heavy chain, fast skeletal muscle-like isoform X1, with product MSTDAEMAIYGKAAIYLRKPEKERIEAQNKPFDAKAACYVADTKELYVKGAILKKDGGKVTVKILDTEEERTVKEDDVTPMNPPKYDKIEDMAMMTHLNEASVLYNLKERYAAWMIYTYSGLFCATVNPYKWLPVYDSEVVSAYRGKKRMEAPPHIFSVSDNAYQNMLTDRENQSVLITGESGAGKTVNTKRVIQYFATISVGGGGEKKKESKMGGSLEDQIIAANPLLEAYGNAKTVRNDNSSRFGKFIRIHFGTTGKLASADIETYLLEKSRVSFQLPDERGYHIFYQMMTNHIPELIEVSLITTNPYDFPMCSQGQITVASIDDKVELEATDNAIDILGFTAEEKMSIYKMTGAVLHHGNMKFKQKQREEQAEPDGTEDADKVAYLLGLNSADMLKALCYPRVKVGNEFVTKGQTVPQVNNSVPALAKSIYERMFLWMVIRINQMLDTKQSRQYFIGVLDIAGFEIFDYNSMEQLCINFTNEKLQQFFNHHMFVLEQEEYKKEGIIWEFIDFGMDLAACIELIEKPMGIFSILEEECMFPKATDTSFKNKLYDQHLGKNRAFEKPKPAKGKAEAHFSLVHYAGTVDYNISGWLDKNKDPLNESVIQLYQKSPVKLLVHLYPPVVEETGGAKKGGKKKGGSMQTVSSQFRENLGKLMTNLRSTHPHFVRCLIPNESKTPGLMENFLVIHQLRCNGVLEGIRICRKGFPSRILYADFKQRYKVLNASVIPEGQFIDNKKASEKLLGSIDVDHDQYRFGHTKVFFKAGLLGTLEEMRDDKLASLVGMIQAICRGYLMRKEFVKMTAQRDAIYTIQYNVRSFMNVKHWPWMKVYYKIKPLLKSAETEKELAQMKENYEKMQTDLATALAKKKELEQKMVSLLQEKNDLTLQVASESENLSDAEERCEGLIKSKIQLEAKLKETTERLEDEEEINAELTAKKRKLEDECSELKKDIDDLELTLAKVEKEKHATENKVKNLTEEMASQDESIAKLTKEKKALQEAHQQTLDDLQAEEDKVNTLTKAKTKLEQQVDDLEGSLEQEKKLRMDLERTKRKLEGDLKLAQESIMDLENDKQQSDEKLKKKDFEVSQLLSKIEDEQSMGAQLQKKIKELQARIEELEEEIEAERAARAKVEKQRADLSRELEEISERLEEAGGATAAQIEMNKKREAEFQKLRRDLEESTLQHEATAAALRKKQADSVAELGEQIDNLQRVKQKLEKEKSEYKMEIDDLSSNMEAVAKAKGNLEKMCRTLEDQLSELKTKNDENVRQINDMGGQKARLLTENGEFSRQIEEKEALVSQLTRGKQAFTQQIEELKRQTEEEVKAKNALAHGLQSARHDCDLLREQFEEEQEAKAELQRGMSKANSEVAQWRTKYETDAIQRTEELEEAKKKLAQRLQEAEEQIEAVNSKCASLEKTKQRLQSEVEDLMIDVERANGLAANLDKKQRNFDKVLAEWKQKYEEGQAELEGSQKEARSLGTELFKMKNSYEEALDQLETMKRENKNLQQEISDLTEQIGETGKSIHELEKAKKQVETEKSEIQTALEEAEGTLEHEESKILRVQLELNQIKGEVDRKLAEKDEEMEQIKRNSQRVTDSMQSNLDSEVRSRNDALRIKKKMEGDLNEMEIQLSHANRQASESQKQLRNVQAQLKDAQLHLDDAVRAQEDVKEQAAMVERRNGLMVAEIEELRAALEQTERSRKIAEQELVDASERVGLLHSQNTSLMNTKKKLETDLVQIQSEVDDTVQEARNAEEKAKKAITDAAMMAEELKKEQDTSAHLERMKKNLEVAVKDLQHRLDEAENLAMKGGKKQLQKLESRVRELETEIEAEQRRGADAVKGVRKYERRVKELTYQTEEDKKNVTRLQDLVDKLQLKVKAYKRQAEEAEEQANVHLSKCRKVQHELEEAEERADIAESQVNKMRAKSRDTGKVNICWFCEK from the exons ATGAGTACGGACGCTGAGATGGCCATTTATGGCAAAGCTGCCATCTACCTCCGTaagccagagaaggagagaatTGAGGCTCAAAACAAACCCTTTGATGCCAAAGCTGCCTGCTATGTTGCTGATACTAAGGAGCTGTACGTGAAGGGAGCAATCCTCAAGAAAGATGGTGGCAAAGTCACCGTCAAAATCCTGGACACTGAGGAG GAGAGGACAGTTAAAGAGGATGACGTCACTCCAATGAACCCTCCCAAGTACGACAAAATTGAGGACATGGCCATGATGACCCATCTCAATGAAGCCTCTGTGCTCTATAACCTCAAAGAGCGTTATGCAGCATGGATGATCTAC ACCTACTCTGGGCTGTTCTGCGCCACTGTGAACCCCTACAAGTGGCTCCCAGTGTACGATTCTGAAGTTGTAAGTGCCTACAGAGGCAAGAAGCGTATGGAGGCTCCACCCCACATCTTCTCCGTCTCTGACAATGCTTATCAGAACATGCTTACAG ATAGGGAGAACCAGTCTGTCTTGATCAC TGGAGAATCTGGTGCTGGAAAGACTGTGAACACCAAGCGTGTCATCCAGTACTTTGCAACAATCTCAgttggtggaggtggagagaaaaagaaggaatcCAAGATGGGA GGGTCTCTGGAGGATCAGATTATTGCAGCCAATCCTCTGCTGGAGGCCTATGGTAATGCCAAAACTGTGAGGAATGACAACTCTTCTCGTTTT GGTAAATTCATCAGGATTCATTTCGGCACAACTGGCAAACTGGCTAGTGCTGATATTGAGACAT ATCTGCTGGAGAAGTCTAGAGTGTCATTCCAGCTTCCCGATGAAAGAGGCTACCACATCTTCTACCAGATGATGACCAACCACATACCTGAGCTGATTG AGGTGTCACTCATCACAACCAACCCCTATGACTTCCCCATGTGCAGCCAGGGTCAGATCACTGTGGCCAGCATTGATGACAAAGTTGAGCTGGAAGCCACAGAT AATGCTATTGACATCCTGGGCTTCACTGCTGAAGAGAAGATGAGCATCTACAAGATGACTGGCGCTGTGCTCCACCATGGAAACATGAAGTTCAAGCAGAAGCAGCGTGAGGAGCAGGCTGAGCCTGATGGTACAGAGG ATGCTGACAAGGTTGCTTACTTGCTGGGTCTGAACTCTGCTGACATGCTGAAGGCTCTGTGCTATCCCAGAGTAAAGGTCGGAAATGAGTTTGTCACCAAGGGACAGACTGTACCTCAG gtGAACAACTCAGTGCCTGCTCTGGCCAAGTCTATCTATGAGAGGATGTTCTTGTGGATGGTCATCCGTATCAACCAGATGTTGGACACTAAACAGTCAAGACAGTACTTCATTGGTGTCCTGGATATTGCTGGCTTTGAAATCTTTGAT TACAACAGCATGGAGCAGCTGTGCATCAACTTCACCAATGAGAAGTTGCAGCAGTTCTTCAACCACCACATGTTTGTCCTGGAGCAAGAGGAGTACAAGAAGGAGGGTATTATCTGGGAGTTCATTGACTTTGGCATGGACTTGGCTGCCTGCATTGAGCTGATTGAAAAG CCCATGGGTATCTTCTCCATCCTTGAAGAGGAGTGCATGTTCCCCAAGGCCACAGATACATCCTTCAAGAACAAGCTGTATGACCAGCATCTTGGCAAAAACAGAGCTTTTGAGAAGCCCAAGCCAGCCAAGGGCAAGGCTGAAGCCCACTTCTCACTGGTGCACTATGCTGGTACTGTGGACTACAACATCTCTGGCTGGCTGGACAAGAACAAGGACCCACTGAATGAGTCTGTTATTCAGCTGTACCAGAAGTCCCCAGTTAAGCTGCTGGTTCATTTGTATCCACCTGTAGTTGAGG AGACTGGTGGTGCCAAGAAGGGAGGCAAGAAGAAGGGTGGTTCCATGCAGACTGTGTCTTCACAGTTCAGG GAGAACTTGGGCAAGCTGATGACTAACTTGAGGAGCACCCATCCTCACTTTGTGCGTTGCCTGATTCCCAATGAGTCAAAGACTCCAG gTCTGATGGAGAACTTCCTGGTCATCCACCAGCTCAGGTGTAATGGTGTGCTGGAGGGTATCAGAATCTGCAGGAAAGGTTTCCCCAGCAGAATCCTCTATGCTGACTTCAAGCAGAG GTACAAGGTGCTGAATGCCAGTGTCATCCCTGAGGGCCAGTTCATTGATAACAAGAAGGCTTCAGAGAAGCTGCTTGGATCAATTGATGTTGATCATGACCAGTACAGATTTGGACACACTAAG GTGTTCTTCAAGGCTGGTCTGCTGGGTACCCTtgaggagatgagagatgacAAGTTGGCATCTTTGGTCGGCATGATTCAGGCAATCTGCCGTGGTTACCTCATGAGAAAGGAGTTTGTTAAGATGACCGCACAGAG GGACGCCATCTACACCATCCAGTACAACGTCCGCTCATTCATGAATGTGAAACACTGGCCATGGATGAAGGTGTATTACAAGATCAAGCCTCTGCTGAAGAGTGCTGAAACTGAGAAGGAGCTGGCACAGATGAAGGAGAACTATGAGAAGATGCAGACAGACTTGGCTACTGCCCTGGCAAAGAAGAAGGAACTGGAGCAGAAGATGGTGTCCCTGCTGCAAGAGAAGAATGACCTGACCCTGCAAGTGGCATCC GAATCAGAGAATCTGTCAGATGCTGAGGAGAGATGTGAGGGTCTTATCAAGAGCAAGATCCAACTGGAGGCCAAACTCAAAGAGACAACTGAGAGActggaagatgaagaggaaatcaATGCTGAGCTCACTGCCAAGAAAAGAAAGCTGGAGGATGAATGCTCTGAGCTCAAGAAGGATATTGATGACCTGGAGCTTACCTTGGCCaaagtggagaaggagaaacatgCCACTGAGAACAAG GTGAAAAACCTGACTGAGGAGATGGCCTCTCAGGATGAGAGCATTGCCAAGCTGaccaaggaaaagaaagcccttcaggaggctcatcagcAGACTCTTGATGACCTGCAGGCTGAGGAAGACAAAGTCAACACTCTGACCAAGGCCAAGACCAAGCTTGAGCAGCAAGTGGATGAT CTTGAGGGTTCTCTGGAGCAAGAGAAGAAGCTGCGTATGGACCTTGAGAGAAccaagaggaagctggagggtGATCTGAAACTGGCCCAGGAATCCATCATGGATCTTGAGAATGACAAGCAGCAGTCTGACGAGAAACTGAAAAA GAAGGACTTTGAAGTCAGTCAGCTCCTTAGCAAGATTGAGGACGAGCAGTCAATGGGTGCTCAGCTTCAGAAGAAGATCAAGGAGCTTcag GCTCGTATTGAGGAACTGGAGGAAGAGATCGAGGCTGAGCGTGCTGCTCGTGCCAAGGttgagaagcagagagctgaCCTCTCCAGAGAACTTGAGGAGATCAGTGAGAGGCTAGAGGAGGCCGGTGGTGCCACTGCCGCTCAGATTGAGATGAACAAGAAGCGCGAGGCTGAGTTCCAGAAGCTCCGTCGTGACCTTGAGGAGTCCACTCTGCAGCATGaagccactgctgctgctctgcgcAAGAAGCAGGCTGACAGCGTTGCTGAGCTGGGAGAGCAGATCGACAACCTCCAGCGTGTcaagcagaagctggagaaggaaaAGAGTGAATACAAGATGGAGATTGATGACCTCTCCAGTAACATGGAGGCTGTTGCTAAAGCAAAG GGAAACCTTGAAAAGATGTGCCGTACTCTTGAGGACCAACTGAGTGAACTGAAGACCAAGAATGATGAAAATGTCCGTCAAATCAATGACATGGGTGGACAGAAAGCACGTCTCCTGACAGAAAATG GTGAGTTTAGCCGTCAAATTGAAGAGAAAGAAGCTCTTGTCTCCCAGCTGACCAGAGGCAAACAGGCCTTCACACAGCAGATTGAGGAGCTGAAGAGACAGACTGAAGAGGAGGTTAAG GCCAAGAATGCTCTTGCCCATGGACTGCAATCAGCCCGCCATGACTGTGACCTGCTGAGggagcagtttgaggaggagcaggaggccaaggctgagctgcagcgtGGAATGTCCAAGGCCAACAGTGAGGTAGCTCAGTGGAGAACTAAGTATGAAACTGATGCTATCCAGCGCACTGAGGAGCTTGAGGAAGCCAA GAAGAAGCTGGCCCAGCGTCTCCAGGAGGCTGAGGAGCAGATTGAGGCAGTGAATTCCAAGTGCGCTTCTCTTGAGAAAACCAAACAGAGGCTTCAGAGTGAGGTGGAGGACCTCATGATTGATGTAGAGAGGGCCAATGGACTGGCTGCTAACCTGGACAAGAAGCAGAGGAACTTTGACAAG GTGTTGGCAGAGTGGAAACAGAAGTATGAGGAGGGTCAGGCAGAGCTTGAGGGATCTCAGAAAGAGGCTCGCTCTCTTGGCACCGAGCTGTTCAAGATGAAGAACTCTTATGAAGAAGCTCTGGATCAGCTGGAGACCATGAAGCGCGAAAACAAGAACCTGCAGC AGGAGATCTCAGATCTGACCGAACAGATCGGTGAGACTGGTAAGAGCATCCATGAGCTGGAGAAGGCCAAGaagcaggtggagacagagaagTCTGAGATCCAGACAGCTCTTGAGGAGGCTGAG GGAACTCTGGAACATGAAGAGTCCAAGATCCTGCGTGTCCAGCTGGAGCTCAACCAGATTAAAGGTGAGGTGGACAGGAAGCTggcagagaaagatgaagagatggagCAGATCAAGAGGAACAGCCAGAGGGTGACTGACTCCATGCAGAGCAACCTGGATTCTGAAGTCAGGAGCAGGAATGATGCCCTGAGAatcaagaagaagatggagggagacctGAACGAGATGGAGATTCAGTTGAGCCACGCCAATCGCCAGGCTTCTGAGTCCCAGAAGCAGCTGAGGAATGTGCAGGCACAGCTGAAG GATGCCCAACTGCACCTTGATGACGCTGTCAGAGCTCAGGAAGACGTCAAGGAACAAGCTGCTATGGTGGAGCGCAGAAACGGTCTCATGGTGGCTGAAATTGAGGAACTTAGAGCTGCTCTGGAACAGACGGAGAGAAGCCGCAAAATTGCAGAGCAGGAGCTGGTGGACGCCAGTGAGCGTGTTGGACTTCTCCACTCTcag AACACAAGCCTTATGAACACTAAGAAGAAGCTTGAGACTGATCTGGTCCAGATCCAGAGTGAAGTGGATGACACTGTTCAGGAAGCAAGGAATGCAGAGGAGAAGGCCAAGAAGGCCATCACTGAT GCTGCTATGATggctgaggagctgaagaaggagcaggacaCTAGCGCTCacctggagaggatgaagaagaaccTTGAGGTTGCTGTTAAGGATCTGCAGCATCGCCTGGATGAGGCAGAGAACCTGGCAATGAAGGGTGGCAAGAAGCAGCTCCAGAAACTTGAGTCCAGG GTGCGtgagctggagacagagattgaagctgagcagagacgTGGAGCAGATGCTGTTAAGGGTGTTCGCAAATATgagaggagggtgaaggagCTCACCTATCAG actgaggaggacaagaaaAATGTTACCAGGCTGCAGGATCTGGTTGACAAGCTGCAACTGAAGGTGAAGGCCTACAAGAGGCAGGCTGAGGAAGCG GAGGAGCAGGCCAATGTTCACCTGTCCAAGTGCAGGAAGGTCCAGCatgagctggaggaggctgaagagCGTGCCGACATTGCCGAGTCCCAGGTCAACAAAATGAGAGCAAAGAGCCGTGACACTGGCAAGGTAAATATATGTTGGTTTTGTGAAAAATAA